Genomic window (Paraburkholderia phenazinium):
CTTCCGACTGGCCGCGCTCTTCCGCGCCGATGCCGGGATAAGCGCCCGGCGTGTCGATAAACGTGAAGAGCGGCAAGCCGAATTTTTCGGCGAGACGCATCAACCGTTCGGCCTTGCGATAGCCTTCCGGACGCGGCATGCCGAAGTTGCGCAGCGAGCGCTCCTTGGTGTCGCGCCCCTTCTGGTGGCCGATCACCATGCATGCCTGACCGTTGAAACGCGCAAAGCCGCCGACAATCGCCAGATCGTCCGCGAACGCACGGTCGCCGTGCAGTTCGTGGAAATCGGTGAACAGTTCGGCCACGTAATCGAACGTGTATGGGCGCTGCGGATGACGGGCAATTTGCGAAACCTGCCACGGGGACAGGTTGGCGTAGAGATCCTTGGTGAGCTGCTGACTCTTCTTGGACAGCCGCTCGATTTCTTCCGAAATATCGACGGCCGAATCGTCCTGCACGAAGCGCAATTCTTCGATCTTCGCTTCGAGTTCCGCGATCGGCTGCTCGAAATCCAGAAAAGTGGTCTTCATTGGTTTTAATC
Coding sequences:
- a CDS encoding acetyl-CoA carboxylase carboxyltransferase subunit alpha, with the protein product MKTTFLDFEQPIAELEAKIEELRFVQDDSAVDISEEIERLSKKSQQLTKDLYANLSPWQVSQIARHPQRPYTFDYVAELFTDFHELHGDRAFADDLAIVGGFARFNGQACMVIGHQKGRDTKERSLRNFGMPRPEGYRKAERLMRLAEKFGLPLFTFIDTPGAYPGIGAEERGQSEAIGRNLYVMAELKTPIISTIIGEGGSGGALAIAVGDSVLMLQFSTYSVISPEGCASILWKSAAKAPEAAEALGLTAHRLKALGLIDKIVNEPLGGAHRDPKGMAAMLRRALADSLRQFQGMSVPDLRQRRFDRLMSYGKFKETTPGV